The following coding sequences lie in one Pseudorasbora parva isolate DD20220531a chromosome 18, ASM2467924v1, whole genome shotgun sequence genomic window:
- the LOC137046038 gene encoding putative nuclease HARBI1 encodes MSRFRLPRHLHLEPYLQRETRRSRALPVPVQVFSTLGFLATGTFQREIVDRSGISQPTMSRILPSVLAAIRTLIPHYIQFPYDNAQQAMIKRGFYEIAGIPNVIGAIDFTHVRLKPPLVNDYPYINRKNYHSVNVQIICDATLCLLNVGARWPGGTHDAFIFEHSSVRRRLQDGALRGHGYLLGVILFWTFLITPVTLQERNFNHAHTRTRATVERFVERCVGLLKGRWLCLAHAGGTLLYSPQKVCNIILACAVLHNIAQQNRVPFDALAPDPEVPAEQWAAPPALGAVQLRRDLVQQF; translated from the exons ATGAGCAGATTCCGTCTTCCAAGGCATCTTCACCTGGAGCCCTACCTCCAACGTGAGACCCGGCGGTCAAGGGCCTTACCTGTTCCAGTCCAGGTTTTCTCCACACTGGGGTTCTTGGCCACTGGAACCTTTCAACGGGAGATTGTTGACAGGTCTGGCATATCCCAACCCACCATGAGCCGCATTCTGCCATCCGTGCTGGCTGCCATCAGGACTCTCATCCCACACTATATCCAATTCCCATACGACAATGCCCAGCAAGCAATGATTAAAAGGGGGTTTTATGAGATTGCTGGGATTCCAAATGTCATTGGTGCTATTGACTTTACCCACGTGCGTCTGAAACCACCATTGGTTAATGATTACCCATACATCAACCGCAAAAATTATCATTCAGTAAATGTGCAAATTATTTGTGATGCCACACTCTGCCTATTAAATGTTGGGGCACGATGGCCTGGAGGCACCCATGATGCCTTCATTTTCGAGCACAGCAGCGTGCGCAGACGGCTGCAAGACGGCGCATTGAGGGGTCATGGTTATCTTTTAG GGGTTATCCTCTTTTGGACTTTTTTGATCACCCCTGTGACGCTTCAGGAGCGCAACTTCAACCACGCGCATACACGAACACGAGCCACTGTGGAGCGCTTTGTGGAGCGCTGTGTGGGGCTCCTAAAAGGTAGATGGCTCTGCCTGGCACACGCGGGGGGAACCTTGCTCTATTCGCCACAGAAGGTGTGCAACATAATTTTGGCATGTGCCGTCTTGCACAACATTGCTCAGCAAAACCGTGTGCCATTTGACGCGCTGGCCCCAGACCCAGAAGTGCCAGCGGAGCAGTGGGCAGCACCACCGGCTTTAGGAGCTGTTCAGCTCAGACGGGACCTTGTTCAGCAGTTTTAA